The bacterium genomic interval GTGTAGAGGCAGCTAAATTCAATTTCGAGTTCTCGGAAGAAGAACGTCAGGCATATCGCGCTAAGTTTGCTGCTCCGGATGAGAAGTTGGTTTTCTACGTTGGCCGTTTTGTTAGAGAGAAGGGTATTCACATTCTTCTCGATGCCGTTCCACGAGTGATGGCAGCTTATCCGAAAGTCAAATTCATCATTGTTGGCGGGGGTTGGCGAGAGCACTTTGTGAACTATACTCGCTTCCTCGGCGTTAATCGCTCGGTTTTTTTTGCCGGTTTCGTTCCCGATGATGAGTTGCTTAAGCTCTATCGAGTCATCGATGTCGCCACATTCCCTAGCTTGTACGAGCCATTCGGAATTGTTGCGCTTGAGGCTATGGCAGCGCATGTGCCGACTGTTGTTTCCGATGCCGGCGGTCTTAAAGAAATCGTTCAACATGAAGTAAGCGGTACCGTCACCTGGTTGAACAACAGCGACAGTCTGGCATGGGGAATCTTGAATGTATTAAAGAACCCTAAGCAAGCCAAAGAAATGGCCGACAAAGCCTATGACCGTGCGATAAAGGTATTCAATTGGGATCTGATTTCCAAGCAGACCATCGGCACTTACAAACGCGTTTGGGAAGAATACGGCAAGTCGGGTTGGTGAAGACAAAATGCAGGAGGTGGCCCATCAGTCGCCTTCGAACCGAACCGTTAGCTCTCGATTAAGCATTCCTTGGATAGGCAAGGTTGCTTTGCTCTTCATGACGGCCACGCTTTTGCCCTACCTCATCGGATGGTCAATCGCCGGCAAAAGCTACTACACCGGTTTCCACTATAATGCCGATGATTTCTGCGTCTATACCGCTTGGATGACCCAAGCAAAACAAGGCCATTTCTTCTTCGATAACCGCTTTACCACCGACCCACAGCCAAGACAAACGGTTCACTTATTCTTTTGGGCATTAGGTACTATCGAACGTTTTACAAACCTGCCACCCCAGATAATATTACACTTGGCGAGATTTATTTTCGGCATATTGATGATATGGGCCTTCTACCGCCTTTCACAACGTCTATTGACTAATGAAGAAAGCCGACGATGGGCGGTATTATTGGCTTTACTCTCGTCGGGTTTAGGTTGGACTGCCTGGCAGACCTACGGCTGGATCGCTCCAGCCGATGCGTGGCAGCCAGAGCTTATGACCTTTACAAGCCTTTACTTCAACCCCCTATTCGCAGTTGCCGGTTGGCTTATTCTGGAGGTCTGGCTTGCGGTTCTCGATGCCGAAAAAAGCTGGAAAGCCGTCCCACGCGGCGCCTTATTTGCTTTGCTTCTGGCGAACATCCACACTTATGATATTGTTACCATCGCTGCTGTCGGAGTGGGGTTTGTTATTCTAAAGGCCGTAATGCGGCAATTAGATTGGCGATGGCTCCTGCGGGTCGGTGTGATTGCATTAGGGGCTATTCCGCCGCTGTTATGGCTTCTACACGTCCACAGCGTCGATGCCGTCTTCCGCTCCAGAGCTGCCACCCAAACGTTCTCAGAGCCTCTCTGGAAATATCTAATGGGCTTTGGGCTACTTATCCCGTTAGCGCTTGCCGGCATGTACTATGCGCTGCGAAAACGGGATGCCTTTACGGACAATGCCCGCGCCCTTCTCCCCGCATGGGCGGTAATCGGTTTTGCTATCCCCTATCTTCCAGTGCTATTCCAACGTAAGCTTTGGATGGGTGAACAATGGCCTCTCGTGTTACTAGCTGCGGGTTTCCTATGGCTTCTCTTGTCCCGTTTGCCCTCACCTCGCCGATTGGCACTGTTTGGATTAGTTCTTCTTGTGCTCATTCCGACAAATATAAAGTGGGTTCAGCGCGATTTTGATCTTCTATTGGCAAATAAATCCAACACCACAATGCATTGGCCTTATCTTGACCCCGATTTATGGGATGTAATCCAATGGTTTGGTAAGAATACCCAACCGGATGAAGGAGTCGTAGCAATGCCCAATTTGGCCTGCTACATCTCTGCGTTCGCCGGCAATCGCACTTATGTAAGCCACTGGAGCGAAACCCCCGACTTCATAACCCGCCTCAATGAAGTCCGTACCGGCATACTAAGCACTGCCACCACAATCGACGAAAAACGCTATCTTCTAAACCAAGCCGACGCCACCTACGTCCTCACCTTCCGAGAACCCGCCAAAATCCCCGAACTCCACCTAGCCGATCTCTCCCCCCTAGGTCCAATTGTCTACGAAAATGGAATCTTCAGGGTGTATCGGGTGCGGTAAATTAAAAAAGGCACAGCCAAAGAGCCGTACCTTTTGTTTATCTTAATCCCGTTGTTTATCTTAATCCCGCTAGCCTTACAGAATTGGGCCGGCGGATTTTATTTCTTCGTGGGGAACAGGTAAATATTAATTATCGAGTAAGTCCGATTCGGCTGGGCGGCCACCAAATGAACTCTGAACGACCCATCACCCGTTCGCGATCTAAGAGTCCCCAGAAACGACTGTCATAACTTGAAGGTCGGTTATCACCCATCATCAAATACATCCCAGGCGGAATTGGGCCAGGGGAAGCCTTAATTAACTTATCAGCCTCAGCTCCATCAATGTATCTATTCTGCCCCACAAAAACTCTGCCATCTTCCCAACGAACCGGTTCGCCATTTACTATTTTGAAACAAGTTATTGAATCAGCCGGCGCTTTACGGGCAAATGGTTCATTGACTGGTTTACCATTACGGTAAAGGACAGGGGTGCCATCAGGCTGCTTGCGAATTTCGACTATCATACCAGGCGTTCCGATACAGCGCTTAATTAGATAGGTCTTTTCAGGTGTTTGACCCTCTGAAAGCGAAGAAGGCGGGCCTCGAAAAACAACAATCTCGTCTACCTTTGGATCGCGAGTTCGATAGAGCCCTTTGTTGACAAGCACATAATCGCCTATCAACAGCGTATTGACCATCGATTCGGAAGGGATGTTGAATGTTTGAATTGCAAATGGCCTTAGAACCAGAAACACAACAACCGCAGCCCAAATAATCGAGTCGAACAACTCGCTCAACCATTTGGTTACCGGTTCCTGAATTGGTTGTAAAGCTAAACGCAATACAGTCAGCCCCAGTGTTACCATAACGATGATAAATACACTGGCTCCAGCGACTGTCTCAATTATTCGTGCAAGAGTAGTGGGATTGCCCATTTTTTATATCTATAACAAGGCAGCTACTTGCCGGACTTTGAATAACCGCGCTCTTTGATACGAGCAGCTTTTCCGACTTTATCACGAAGGAAGTAAAGTTTAGCTCGTCTTACAGCGCCTCTACGTGTAACTTCAACCTTCGCAACAAATGGCGAATGAAGCGGGAAGGTTCGCTCGACCCCAATACTATTGGAGATTTTGCGGACGGTGAAAGTGGTCGAGATTCCGCCATGCTTGATAGCGATGACGACACCCTCGTATATCTGGATGCGGTCTTTTCCGCCTTCACGTACCTTCACACTTACTTTAACCGTATCGCCAGGTCCGAATTCAGGGATCTCGGTCTTGAGATAGGGTTTCGTTATTTCTTCTATTAACTGCTGAGACATCATTCACTCCTATGCTAATGTTCACTCATTAACTTTAAGTCTTCTTTTTTTATTGGCGCTCTGGCAAACAGATCGGGTCTTTCTTGCCGAGTGCGCAAAAGCGATTGTTTACGCCTCCAACGGGCGATTTCTGCGTGGTTACCGGACTGTAATACTTCCGGAACCCGCATTCCATGAAACTCTTCAGGCCGCGTATACTGCGGATACCCCAGTAGACCTTCGGCAAAAGAGTCTTGTTCGAGCGATTCCTCGGAGCCTACTACTCCCGGCAGCAATCGTGCTATTGCATCAATTATAACTAATGCGGGCAACTCGCCTCCGGTCAGCACATAGTCTCCAATCGAGACAACATCCGTCACCAACCCCTGGCGTATCCGCTCATCAATACCTTCATAATGGCCGGAAATCAGCATCAAATAAGGCTCAGTAGCCCATTGTGCAGCGAGTTGCTGGTCGAACAAGCGAGCTTGCGGTTCCAACAACACTATTCTCGGCTTTTCAACATTGGCTTCCGCCAAACAGGCTTCAGCAGCTGCACAAACCACATCCGGTTTCATAACCATTCCGGCGCCGCCGCCATAGGGACTATCATCAACCGTCCGATGGCGATCGTGCGAAAAGTCACGCGGATTGCGTGTACCTACGGTAAGAGCGCCGATTTCTCGAGCACGCTTAACAATGCTATAGCTTATGCCTGCCTCGATAAACTCAGGGAAGAGCGTAATAACATCAACCCTCATCCTGGGTCTCCGGCAAAAGTCCGGGCATATCTTTCACAACCATACGTTTGCCCTGCATGTCCACTTCTAAAATAAAACTGCGAACCGCAGGGATTAAGATTTTACCCACAACATACACATCATTAGCTGAATGTTGCAACACATCATCAATTTTTCCGATGTGCTGCCCATTATCCAGATAGACATCAATACCGATTAAATCGGAAACGTAATACTGCCCCTCTTCAAGCTCCATACGCTCACTGGCAGGAACCAGTACTTCGGCGAAGCGGTAAACTTCAATATCTTCGATTCGTTGATCCCCTTGGAAACGAATAATAACGCTGCCTTTATACCAGCGAGCGCTTTCTATTAATCGCTCTTGAGGAATGCTATCCTGCTTTAAGCGTAAGAACACACGCTGCCCAGGTTCGAACCGTTCGGGAAAGTCGGTTTCAGAGTGTATTTTAACTTCACCCTTTAAGCCAACTGGCGCGCCTACTATGCCGATCAAAAGCCAGTCCTCGAACTGATCCTTCATAAGATAATTATCTTACTCCTGCTGCGTGACAATTTCCAAGAACACTCTGCGTTTGTCCTTCGAAGCTGCAGCCTTAATAACCAAGCGTAAAGCGTTGGCGATGCGGCCGTTTTTACCGATCACCTTCCCAATGTCTTCATTAGACACAAACACCTGGTACTTCGTATGATCTTCCAAAGGATGCTCTTCAATGCGAACTTCCTCTGGATTGTCAACCATCGATTTGACCAAATACTCGATCAGCTGTTTCAAGGAGACACCTAGACCCTCGGCACGTTATGCCTGTGTTTTTTTGGTTACTTTCTTTTGAAGGATGCCTTCTCTTTCTAATAACCACCTAGCGGTATCTGTTGGCTGAGCGCCGGTGCTTATCCAATAAGCGGCTCTCTCAGCATTTATTTTGACCGTCGACGGATCCGTCAACGGATCATAAGTCCCGATGGTTTCTACAAATCTTCCATTTCTGGGCGCCGTGCTGGGCGAAACAACCATTCTATAAAATGGGCGTTTCTTTGCTCCCATTCGACGAAGTCGGATTTTAACCAAAGATATACCTCCCTACGTTTTTACAAGTCTTTTCAGTATAGATGATTCCGAAACGGTTAATACTAAAATAAATAGCGCTGTTTACAGTTGACAGATGATAATAATTAAAACCTTGGGAGCGCGCCAGGCCATTTCTTTTTCTTTCCTGATCCTGCTCCACCCATCAAAGTCTTTAACATCTGTCGCATACCGGTTAACTGTTTGATTAATTCGTTTATTTCCTGAACGGTAGTACCCGAGCCTGCCGCGACGCGTCGCTTTCGGCTTCCATCAAAAATCTCCGGATGGCTTCGCTCACGCGGCGTCATCGAATGGATAATCGCCTCTACTCGCTTTAAGCTCTCTTCTTGCGCCTGACCATCGATTGATTGCTTGATCTTGTTAAGTCCGGGGATCATCCCCATTACTTGATCGAGAGGCCCCATACGGCGCACTTGCTGCATTTGTTCTAAAAAATCGTTAAAATCGAGCTGCTTCTTACGAAGTCTTCGCTCCATTTCCTGGGCTTTTTCGATATCGATTGCTTGCTCGGCTCGTTCCACCAGCGATAACACATCGCCCATTCCCAGGATTCGTCCGGCGATTCGATCGGGATGAAAAACCTCAATCGCGTCATCTTTTTCGCCTGTTCCGTAAAACCGTATCGGCTTTCCGGTGACGGCTTTGACGGAAAGAATGGCTCCACCGCGCGCATCACCATCCATTTTGGTAACGATTACACTATCTATCCCAAGCTGTTCATTGAATGTCTGCGAGACGTTGACCGCTTCTTGACCGGTGGTGGCGTCCACCACTAGGAAGCTTTCATGCGGTTGCGCTATCTGCTTGACATCGCGCAGCTCCTGCATCAGCGCTTCATCGATTTGAAGCCGTCCAGCCGTATCAACGATCAGCACAGCAACATCACGCTCCGATGCGTTTTGAAGAGCGCCTTTGATGATCTCGCTTGGTGATGCGCCATCGTGACGGGA includes:
- a CDS encoding glycosyltransferase family 4 protein, translating into FIHRVSAEGRADDFVNWVHLLNEAIFARTDALLDKWTKGKPWDKKSFKDGIILHAHDWLAEFAATPLKHKYKLPLIATIHATEHGRNNGIGTDIQRYINSIEWKLAHEAWRIIACSEYMRGEISNTLSANLDKIDVIYNGVEAAKFNFEFSEEERQAYRAKFAAPDEKLVFYVGRFVREKGIHILLDAVPRVMAAYPKVKFIIVGGGWREHFVNYTRFLGVNRSVFFAGFVPDDELLKLYRVIDVATFPSLYEPFGIVALEAMAAHVPTVVSDAGGLKEIVQHEVSGTVTWLNNSDSLAWGILNVLKNPKQAKEMADKAYDRAIKVFNWDLISKQTIGTYKRVWEEYGKSGW
- the lepB gene encoding signal peptidase I; translation: MGNPTTLARIIETVAGASVFIIVMVTLGLTVLRLALQPIQEPVTKWLSELFDSIIWAAVVVFLVLRPFAIQTFNIPSESMVNTLLIGDYVLVNKGLYRTRDPKVDEIVVFRGPPSSLSEGQTPEKTYLIKRCIGTPGMIVEIRKQPDGTPVLYRNGKPVNEPFARKAPADSITCFKIVNGEPVRWEDGRVFVGQNRYIDGAEADKLIKASPGPIPPGMYLMMGDNRPSSYDSRFWGLLDRERVMGRSEFIWWPPSRIGLTR
- the rplS gene encoding 50S ribosomal protein L19, whose amino-acid sequence is MMSQQLIEEITKPYLKTEIPEFGPGDTVKVSVKVREGGKDRIQIYEGVVIAIKHGGISTTFTVRKISNSIGVERTFPLHSPFVAKVEVTRRGAVRRAKLYFLRDKVGKAARIKERGYSKSGK
- the trmD gene encoding tRNA (guanosine(37)-N1)-methyltransferase TrmD; protein product: MRVDVITLFPEFIEAGISYSIVKRAREIGALTVGTRNPRDFSHDRHRTVDDSPYGGGAGMVMKPDVVCAAAEACLAEANVEKPRIVLLEPQARLFDQQLAAQWATEPYLMLISGHYEGIDERIRQGLVTDVVSIGDYVLTGGELPALVIIDAIARLLPGVVGSEESLEQDSFAEGLLGYPQYTRPEEFHGMRVPEVLQSGNHAEIARWRRKQSLLRTRQERPDLFARAPIKKEDLKLMSEH
- the rimM gene encoding ribosome maturation factor RimM (Essential for efficient processing of 16S rRNA) gives rise to the protein MKDQFEDWLLIGIVGAPVGLKGEVKIHSETDFPERFEPGQRVFLRLKQDSIPQERLIESARWYKGSVIIRFQGDQRIEDIEVYRFAEVLVPASERMELEEGQYYVSDLIGIDVYLDNGQHIGKIDDVLQHSANDVYVVGKILIPAVRSFILEVDMQGKRMVVKDMPGLLPETQDEG
- a CDS encoding KH domain-containing protein, with product MKQLIEYLVKSMVDNPEEVRIEEHPLEDHTKYQVFVSNEDIGKVIGKNGRIANALRLVIKAAASKDKRRVFLEIVTQQE
- the rpsP gene encoding 30S ribosomal protein S16 — translated: MVKIRLRRMGAKKRPFYRMVVSPSTAPRNGRFVETIGTYDPLTDPSTVKINAERAAYWISTGAQPTDTARWLLEREGILQKKVTKKTQA
- the ffh gene encoding signal recognition particle protein, which codes for MFESLTDKLQGIFERLRGKGRVSEQDVNEAMREVRIALLEADVNFRVVKDFVNLIREKAVGQDVLESLTAAQQVIKIVRDQLIELLGGQVSDVNWAGTPPTVFLLCGLQGCGKTTTAAKLARYWKKQGKKPMMVAADVQRPAAIKQLEVLGEQVGVPVFSRHDGASPSEIIKGALQNASERDVAVLIVDTAGRLQIDEALMQELRDVKQIAQPHESFLVVDATTGQEAVNVSQTFNEQLGIDSVIVTKMDGDARGGAILSVKAVTGKPIRFYGTGEKDDAIEVFHPDRIAGRILGMGDVLSLVERAEQAIDIEKAQEMERRLRKKQLDFNDFLEQMQQVRRMGPLDQVMGMIPGLNKIKQSIDGQAQEESLKRVEAIIHSMTPRERSHPEIFDGSRKRRVAAGSGTTVQEINELIKQLTGMRQMLKTLMGGAGSGKKKKWPGALPRF